A window from Setaria italica strain Yugu1 chromosome VIII, Setaria_italica_v2.0, whole genome shotgun sequence encodes these proteins:
- the LOC101768885 gene encoding F-box/kelch-repeat protein At2g44130 encodes MKNPRGVGGGRGGPMEHVDLIPGIPDDVAVDCLARVPHASYRALRRVCRGWRSAAAAPSFASARAAAGANEDLVYMLQFGNPSADDGPKDGDAPASTPAYGVAVYNVTTGEWRREPGAPPVVPVFAQCAAVGTRVAVLGGWDPRTFEPVADVHVLDAATGEWRHGAPMRSARSFFACAEAGGKIYVAGGHDKHKNALKTAEAYDAEADAWDPLPDMSEERDECDGMATVAGDRFLAVSGYRTARQGGFERDAEWFDPAARAWRRLERVRAPPSAAHVVVRGRVWCIEGNAMMEWMGTRRGWTEVGPYPPGLKAGTARAVCVGGGEKVVVTGALDGEGGGARHAVWVFDVKTKNWTVVRPPPEFAGFVFSVTSVRI; translated from the coding sequence ATGAAGAACCCAAGaggagtcggcggcggccgtggcggtcCCATGGAGCACGTCGACCTGATCCCGGGCATCCccgacgacgtcgccgtcgacTGCCTGGCGCGCGTCCCCCACGCCTCCTACCGCGCTCTGCGCCGGGTCTGCCGCGGCtggcggagcgccgccgccgcgccgtccttCGCCTCGGCTCGCGCCGCAGCGGGCGCCAACGAGGACCTCGTCTACATGCTCCAGTTCGGGAACCCGTCCGCCGACGACGGGCCCAAGGACGGCGACGCGCCGGCCAGCACCCCGGCGTACGGCGTCGCCGTGTACAACGTGACCACGGGGGAGTGGCGCCGGGAGCCCGGCGCTCCGCCCGTGGTGCCCGTGTTCGCGCAGTGCGCGGCGGTGGGGACCCGCGTGGCGGTGCTCGGCGGCTGGGACCCGCGCACCTTCGAGCCCGTCGCCGACGTCCACGtcctcgacgccgccaccggcgagtGGCGCCACGGCGCGCCGATGCGGTCCGCGCGGTCCTTCTTCGCCTGCGCCGAGGCGGGCGGCAAGATCTACGTCGCCGGCGGGCACGACAAGCACAAGAACGCGCTCAAGACCGCCGAGGCCTACGACGCGGAGGCCGACGCCTGGGACCCGCTCCCGGACATGTCGGAGGAGCGCGACGAGTGCGACGGCATGGCGACTGTGGCGGGGGACCGCTTCCTCGCCGTCAGCGGGTACCGCACGGCGAGGCAGGGCGGGTTCGAGCGCGACGCCGAGTGGTTCgacccggcggcgcgggcgtggcggaggctggagcgcgtccgggcgccgccgtcggccgcgcACGTCGTGGTCCGGGGCCGCGTGTGGTGCATCGAGGGGAACGCTATGATGGAGTGGATGGGCACCCGCCGCGGGTGGACCGAGGTCGGGCCGTACCCGCCGGGGCTCAAGGCCGGCACCGCGCGCGCCGtctgcgtcggcggcggcgagaaggTTGTGGTCACCGGCGCCctcgacggcgagggcggcggcgcgcgacacGCGGTCTGGGTGTTCGACGTCAAGACCAAGAACTGGACCGTGgtgcgcccgccgccggagtTCGCCGGCTTCGTCTTCTCCGTCACGTCCGTCCGCATCTGA